In Coturnix japonica isolate 7356 chromosome 7, Coturnix japonica 2.1, whole genome shotgun sequence, one DNA window encodes the following:
- the FEV gene encoding protein FEV: protein MRHGAGAVPLLLNMYLPDPVGETLFKDGKSQAWGSLNPGVQKGSGQIQLWQFLLELLSDRANLNCIAWEGTNGEFKLIDPDEVARRWGERKSKPHMNYDKLSRALRYYYDKNIMTKVHGKRYAYKFDFHGLAQVCQPAAPDHTLYKFQGNLAPLPFSGISKLNLMTSGVTPAGFSYWPGSSPSLYPGHSLQPSAPFSAMAASHLNNMNNHYH, encoded by the exons ATGAGACACGGCGCCGGAGCGGTGCCACTGCTGCTCAACATGTACCTGCCAG atcCAGTGGGGGAAACTTTGTTCAAAGACGGCAAGAGCCAGGCATGGGGATCCCTCAACCCGGGTGTGCAGAAAG GCAGTGGGCAGATCCAGTTGTGGCAATTCCTTCTGGAGCTGCTCTCAGACCGGGCCAACCTCAACTGCATCGCCTGGGAGGGCACCAATGGCGAATTCAAGCTGATCGACCCTGATGAGGTGGCGCGGCGCTGGGGCGAGCGGAAGAGCAAACCCCACATGAACTACGACAAGCTGAGCCGGGCGCTGCGCTACTACTACGATAAGAACATCATGACCAAGGTGCATGGCAAGCGCTACGCCTACAAGTTCGACTTCCATGGTCTGGCACAGGTCTGCCAACCCGCTGCCCCCGATCACACCCTCTACAAATTCCAGGGCAATTTGGCCCCTCTGCCCTTCTCGGGCATCTCCAAACTCAACCTCATGACCTCCGGGGTGACGCCCGCTGGTTTCTCCTACTGGCCCGGCTCCAGCCCATCTCTCTACCCTGGGCACAGTCTCCAGCCCTCGGCCCCGTTCAGTGCCATGGCAGCCTCCCACCTCAACAACATGAACAACCACTACCATTAA